One genomic segment of Rivularia sp. PCC 7116 includes these proteins:
- a CDS encoding tetratricopeptide repeat protein — translation MQVLHCLPNQKIVSMNLNVSLGRGGEACIYTVPSDTETVAKIYHKPDIEKARKLEVMVLHPPSNPTASLGHISIAWPSELIRAADGSNNIIGFTMPRIRGMRPVIDFYNPRTRRQHCPLFNYQYLLRTARNLAAAFAALHQAGYCVGDVNESNILVSDTALVTVVDTDSFQVRDPSSDIVYRTPVGKPEFTPPELQNKTFSECDRSTPHDLFGLGVLIFQLLMEGTHPFSGIYQSVGEPPPYEARIAKGHFTYSVNRRVPYSATPIAPSWDILHPTLQQLFVRCFEDGHYNPNIRPNAQTWLMALAEAEDALRTCQKNPQHIYSNHLHKCPWCERSAKLGGRDPFPSIQDVANKQHLKPRPRPKRRRTTTVPRRRTAATVGTSRYVTPKRRSPQLGRKISYNPSNTKPKFYPVLLCLLGFLTLGYLDIVTKFTTSSIEENQYAQQTLISSKSAESKSSFIDYYKEGRAAYKGQKYEEAIANFAQAIQKKPDSAKAYVNRGNSHYNLKEYEAALTDYTHALKLNPNAIKAFVNRGNVRYMLAEYSSDPDKEYKLAIEDYNQALRIDRDEVEAYIRRGIVRSQIAKFSGDSQKDYLRAIDDFNKALQINPNRPEAFYQRGLVRYQLAQYSSNFEQEYKKALADFNQALQLNGKLPKVYLKRGLVRYELAQYGGGKSDRYRQQAIDDLQKAAKISLEKDDMDNYQQALSSICVVVDNKCDTLFQKTSVIQR, via the coding sequence ATGCAGGTACTACACTGTCTTCCCAATCAAAAAATTGTGAGCATGAACCTAAACGTCAGTTTGGGGCGTGGTGGCGAAGCGTGCATCTACACAGTACCATCAGATACTGAAACGGTAGCTAAAATTTACCATAAGCCAGACATCGAAAAGGCTCGTAAATTAGAGGTGATGGTTCTTCATCCACCTTCTAATCCAACAGCATCTTTAGGACATATTTCGATTGCTTGGCCTTCGGAACTGATTCGCGCCGCAGACGGTAGTAATAATATTATTGGTTTTACGATGCCGCGCATTCGGGGAATGCGTCCCGTCATTGACTTTTATAACCCAAGGACTCGACGACAGCATTGTCCTTTATTTAATTATCAGTACCTGCTTCGCACTGCCCGTAATTTGGCTGCGGCTTTTGCTGCTCTACATCAAGCTGGATATTGTGTTGGTGATGTTAACGAATCAAATATTTTAGTTAGCGATACGGCTTTGGTTACCGTAGTAGATACCGACTCTTTTCAAGTTCGCGATCCAAGTAGCGATATCGTATATCGTACTCCCGTAGGTAAGCCTGAATTTACCCCTCCAGAACTGCAAAACAAAACTTTCTCAGAGTGCGATCGCTCTACCCCTCACGACTTGTTTGGTTTAGGAGTACTAATATTTCAGCTTTTAATGGAAGGTACTCATCCATTTTCTGGAATTTACCAAAGTGTAGGGGAGCCGCCACCATACGAAGCACGGATTGCCAAAGGGCATTTTACTTACAGTGTGAATCGGCGCGTACCTTATTCTGCTACACCGATTGCGCCATCTTGGGATATTCTTCATCCGACCTTGCAACAACTTTTTGTACGTTGTTTTGAAGATGGTCACTACAACCCCAATATTCGTCCGAACGCCCAAACGTGGCTGATGGCATTAGCTGAAGCTGAAGATGCCCTGCGTACATGTCAGAAAAATCCGCAACATATTTACAGCAATCACCTACATAAATGTCCTTGGTGCGAACGTAGTGCTAAATTGGGTGGAAGAGACCCCTTCCCATCAATTCAAGATGTCGCCAACAAACAACATTTAAAGCCCCGCCCCAGACCAAAGCGCCGACGAACTACTACAGTGCCCAGAAGGCGAACTGCTGCAACTGTAGGTACATCTAGATACGTTACTCCCAAGCGTCGTTCGCCACAACTTGGTAGAAAGATTTCCTACAATCCCTCAAATACGAAACCGAAATTTTACCCGGTTCTTTTGTGTTTGCTTGGCTTTTTGACATTAGGCTATTTAGATATAGTTACAAAATTTACAACATCTAGTATTGAAGAGAATCAATACGCTCAACAAACTTTAATCAGTTCCAAATCAGCAGAAAGCAAAAGTAGCTTTATAGATTATTACAAAGAAGGTCGTGCAGCTTATAAAGGGCAAAAATACGAAGAAGCCATTGCTAATTTTGCTCAAGCAATCCAAAAGAAACCTGATAGTGCCAAGGCTTACGTGAATCGTGGCAATTCGCACTATAACTTAAAAGAATACGAAGCAGCCCTTACAGATTACACTCATGCTCTTAAATTAAATCCAAATGCAATAAAAGCTTTTGTAAATCGTGGCAATGTCCGTTATATGCTCGCCGAATATAGCAGCGACCCCGATAAAGAGTACAAATTAGCAATTGAAGATTATAACCAGGCACTTAGAATTGACCGCGATGAAGTAGAAGCATACATTAGACGGGGTATTGTCCGTTCTCAAATAGCTAAATTCAGCGGTGATTCCCAGAAAGATTATTTAAGAGCAATTGATGACTTTAATAAAGCATTGCAAATTAATCCGAACAGACCAGAGGCTTTTTATCAAAGAGGATTAGTTCGCTATCAATTAGCTCAATATAGTAGTAACTTCGAGCAAGAATACAAAAAAGCTCTGGCAGATTTTAACCAAGCATTGCAACTGAATGGTAAATTGCCGAAAGTTTATTTAAAACGAGGCTTAGTTCGCTACGAGCTTGCACAATATGGCGGAGGTAAGTCTGATAGATATCGTCAGCAAGCAATAGACGATTTACAAAAGGCAGCAAAAATCTCGCTGGAAAAAGATGACATGGATAATTATCAGCAAGCACTTAGCAGCATCTGTGTTGTTGTTGACAATAAGTGCGATACTTTATTTCAAAAAACCAGTGTCATACAGCGATAA
- a CDS encoding PP2C family serine/threonine-protein phosphatase: MNSSIQKLHWRVVGASVCGTSHVRNSQLCQDAHHWQMLPDNILVAAAADGAGSASLGKVGAMVAVEAAIENISVKRINQDTLASDNSARSLLSEAILAAKTAVEEEAIASNRPPKDLATTLIIVVATPIVAVVAQIGDGVAVAKDSMGNLTALTVPDSGEYINETSFLTSPTALDSVQVNVWRQGITNIALLTDGLQMLAINMSVGLPHKPFFLPLFEFVANAEELKGAKEQLVKFLRSEKITQRTDDDLTLIIAALSE, translated from the coding sequence ATGAACAGTTCAATACAAAAGCTTCATTGGCGGGTAGTAGGAGCATCAGTTTGTGGCACCAGCCACGTTAGGAATTCCCAACTTTGTCAAGATGCTCATCACTGGCAAATGTTACCAGATAATATTTTGGTCGCAGCCGCAGCAGATGGTGCCGGAAGTGCGAGTTTGGGGAAGGTTGGAGCAATGGTTGCTGTAGAAGCGGCAATTGAGAATATATCTGTCAAGCGGATTAATCAAGATACTCTGGCTTCAGATAATTCGGCAAGGTCGTTATTAAGTGAAGCAATCTTAGCTGCAAAAACAGCAGTAGAGGAAGAAGCAATAGCTTCAAACCGACCACCTAAAGATTTAGCGACGACTTTAATTATTGTGGTGGCTACACCGATAGTCGCCGTCGTTGCTCAAATAGGGGATGGTGTAGCAGTAGCTAAAGACAGTATGGGTAATTTAACAGCTTTAACAGTTCCTGATAGTGGCGAATATATTAATGAAACTAGTTTTTTAACTTCACCGACTGCTTTAGATTCAGTGCAGGTAAATGTATGGCGACAGGGTATTACTAATATTGCACTTCTTACTGACGGGCTGCAAATGTTGGCGATAAATATGTCTGTAGGTTTGCCGCACAAGCCATTTTTTCTACCTTTATTTGAATTTGTAGCCAATGCTGAAGAATTGAAAGGAGCTAAAGAGCAACTAGTTAAATTTCTACGTTCGGAAAAAATAACTCAACGAACCGATGACGATCTAACTTTAATAATAGCAGCATTAAGCGAATAA
- a CDS encoding VWA domain-containing protein, whose product MSDTLRLDEVVDFAENPEPRCPCVLLLDTSGSMQGAPIEALNQGLLSFKDELTKNPLASRRVEVSIVTFDSNINVVQDFVTADQFTPPILTAQGLTNMGAGIHKSLDLIQERKGQYRSNGVAYYRPWIFMITDGEPQGEPDEEVEQASQRLQSDETNKRVAFFSVGVENANMTRLSQLAVRTPLKLNGLNFVEMFVWLSASMSAVSHSKVDEQVALPPIGWGSV is encoded by the coding sequence ATGTCAGATACCTTAAGACTAGACGAAGTAGTTGATTTCGCGGAAAATCCGGAACCTCGTTGTCCGTGCGTACTATTGTTAGATACATCTGGCTCGATGCAAGGAGCGCCAATAGAAGCTTTAAATCAAGGCTTACTTAGTTTTAAGGACGAACTGACGAAAAACCCATTAGCGTCAAGACGAGTTGAAGTATCTATAGTTACTTTTGATAGCAATATCAACGTAGTTCAAGATTTTGTAACTGCCGATCAATTTACTCCGCCTATATTAACAGCACAAGGATTAACTAATATGGGTGCTGGTATTCATAAATCTTTAGATTTGATTCAAGAACGTAAAGGTCAATATCGCTCTAACGGTGTCGCTTACTATCGTCCTTGGATATTTATGATTACTGATGGCGAACCACAAGGAGAACCAGATGAAGAAGTAGAACAGGCATCACAGCGTTTGCAGAGTGATGAAACAAACAAACGTGTTGCATTTTTCTCTGTCGGAGTGGAAAATGCCAATATGACGCGTTTGAGTCAGTTAGCAGTACGTACCCCCTTAAAACTAAATGGATTAAATTTTGTTGAAATGTTTGTTTGGTTATCTGCTAGTATGTCAGCAGTTTCCCATTCAAAAGTGGACGAACAAGTAGCTCTACCGCCAATTGGTTGGGGTTCTGTTTAA
- a CDS encoding response regulator — MNNFATFTKLPPLSLLRHLSSCFENTCLQVQSHSVNWWIYLEEGKIAYATHSIEPFDRLERHLRRLSVQVPALTSEIRVQLRMMFEPDSLRKPDKAVDNSSESISSQQPSDYQAICWLIAQRYLNPTQAAILIQELVKEVIESFLLIQKGTYEFHQNLSLSPKICRLDAEKLLLFSQERLHSWHDLNPQITSPFQRPYLWINTNTQVQKISEIQPNLVNWMKGFSLRHLAVIMNQDELVLARSLYPHIQSGAILLHEPDPPFDKLPKTDTLLFGPPVKVKQDKKEEITDSKETKVETKPETNTKQKQNVAVTKQQIPVNKVTIKQETKPSSIEKADKQAQVDNIKPIPPGTTVSPQKVYKIVSVDDSPVMLKEISRFLEDESFSVVTIDNPLKAVMSIIRHQPDLILLDLNMEGIDGYELCRIIRNNSKFKNTPIIMVTGSKGFVDKVKARLMGASGYLTKPFTRADLLKIVFMHLT; from the coding sequence ATGAATAATTTTGCGACTTTCACAAAATTGCCTCCTTTAAGTTTGTTAAGACACTTGTCTAGTTGCTTTGAGAATACTTGCTTACAAGTTCAAAGCCATTCAGTTAACTGGTGGATTTACTTAGAAGAAGGAAAAATCGCTTACGCAACTCATTCAATAGAACCTTTTGACAGGCTGGAGCGTCATCTACGTCGGCTTTCAGTTCAGGTTCCAGCTTTAACCAGTGAAATTCGCGTACAGTTACGCATGATGTTTGAGCCGGATTCCCTGCGGAAGCCGGATAAAGCTGTAGACAATTCTTCAGAATCAATATCTTCTCAACAACCATCTGATTATCAAGCTATTTGCTGGCTAATTGCTCAAAGATATCTAAATCCGACTCAAGCAGCTATATTAATTCAAGAATTAGTTAAAGAAGTTATTGAATCATTTTTATTAATACAAAAAGGTACTTACGAATTTCATCAGAATTTAAGTTTATCTCCAAAAATTTGCCGACTTGATGCCGAAAAGTTATTATTATTTTCTCAGGAAAGGTTGCATTCTTGGCACGATTTGAATCCACAAATTACTTCTCCATTTCAGCGTCCTTATCTGTGGATTAATACAAACACTCAAGTACAAAAAATCTCGGAGATTCAACCAAATCTAGTCAATTGGATGAAGGGATTTAGCTTGCGTCATCTTGCTGTAATTATGAATCAAGATGAACTTGTATTAGCACGAAGTTTATACCCTCATATCCAAAGTGGAGCTATTCTACTGCACGAACCAGATCCACCTTTTGATAAGCTTCCTAAAACTGATACTTTATTATTTGGACCTCCTGTTAAGGTAAAGCAAGATAAAAAAGAGGAAATAACTGATTCTAAAGAAACTAAAGTAGAGACAAAGCCGGAAACAAATACTAAACAAAAACAGAACGTTGCCGTTACAAAGCAGCAGATACCTGTTAATAAAGTAACAATTAAACAGGAAACAAAGCCTTCTTCTATAGAGAAAGCTGACAAACAGGCGCAAGTAGATAATATTAAGCCTATTCCTCCTGGGACAACCGTATCACCGCAGAAAGTTTATAAAATTGTTTCTGTTGATGATAGTCCGGTAATGCTTAAAGAAATTAGCCGCTTCCTGGAAGACGAAAGTTTTTCTGTTGTAACTATTGATAATCCTTTGAAAGCTGTGATGTCAATTATTAGGCATCAGCCAGATTTAATTTTATTAGATTTAAATATGGAAGGCATTGACGGTTATGAATTGTGTCGGATAATACGAAACAATTCAAAATTCAAAAACACTCCCATTATTATGGTTACGGGAAGTAAAGGATTTGTGGATAAAGTCAAGGCAAGATTAATGGGAGCAAGTGGTTATTTGACTAAACCTTTTACTCGTGCAGATTTACTCAAAATAGTATTTATGCATTTGACTTGA
- a CDS encoding response regulator transcription factor yields MATVLVVEDTPSQLELMNIFLQEGGYEVIRATDAKDGLEKALLYQPDAIITDVVMPGMSGFEFCRKLKRNLDTKKIPIIFCSSKNKDIDRIWGMRQGADFYLTKPFTRQQLIGAVKSVVI; encoded by the coding sequence ATGGCTACAGTTTTAGTTGTTGAAGATACTCCTTCTCAACTGGAGTTAATGAACATCTTTTTACAGGAAGGTGGATATGAGGTCATTAGAGCAACTGATGCTAAAGACGGCTTAGAAAAAGCTCTGCTATATCAACCAGATGCAATTATTACAGACGTTGTCATGCCGGGAATGAGCGGTTTTGAATTTTGTCGTAAGCTAAAACGTAACTTAGATACAAAAAAGATACCGATTATTTTTTGTAGTTCTAAAAACAAAGATATTGACCGCATTTGGGGAATGAGGCAAGGGGCTGATTTTTATCTCACGAAACCTTTCACCAGACAGCAACTAATCGGTGCTGTAAAATCAGTTGTTATTTAA
- the pheT gene encoding phenylalanine--tRNA ligase subunit beta — MRISLNWLQELVELRLNPEELAETLTMAGFEVEDIEDRRTWADGVVIGKVVEREQHPNADKLSVCQVDVGKGENLNIVCGAANVRADIYVPVATVGTYLPNKDLKIKPAKLRGVPSQGMICSLEELGLPTDVDGIHIFSGDNIQIGDDVRPLLGLDDVILDVTATANRADALSMVGIAREVAAITGGKLKIPDPEKVSVAQNAGSFSIKVDDTKACPAYIGTVIGQVKIAPSPDWLQQRLLSAGVRPISNIVDITNYVMLEWGQPLHAFDLTRLQSIAASEDISIGVRFANNGENFKTLDGKSRNLSTQNLLITVNNKPVALAGVMGGEESEVHDGTESLVLEAALFDNVAIRRSSRSVGLRSESSTRYERGVNHAELEVACNRALSLIVEIAGGTLKAQEISDTRPDSGWTRSIELRLDRVNQILGPVDLGEEETGEIKGGDVERILTALGCRLTVSGDGTWAVNVPAYRYRDLEREIDLIEEIARLYGYDNLCDTLPEKPEVGYLPTDQELIRKLRAAFRAIGLTELMHYSLVKPGEDRQVVLSNPLFAEYSALRTDLISGLIDAFQYNIEKGNGALNGFEIGKIFWEEEDGFQEADTVGGIIGGDITSSKWMSGGSQKSISWFEAKGILESVFKVMGLQVEYQPDRRDDRLHPGRTASLWVGGNRLGVFGQVHPQIRSEKDLPDDVYVFQLSLEVLLDAVDEDDILTPKFKSFSTYPPSDRDIAFFAPVDLTVADIEKAINKAGKSLLDSVELFDEYRGENVPEGQRSLAFRLIYRSPERTLTDADVEPVHQKVRDSLVEKFGVSLRS, encoded by the coding sequence ATGCGTATTTCTTTAAATTGGTTGCAAGAGCTTGTAGAGTTACGTTTAAACCCAGAAGAACTAGCAGAAACACTGACAATGGCGGGGTTTGAAGTAGAAGATATTGAGGATCGTCGCACTTGGGCAGATGGTGTTGTAATCGGGAAAGTTGTCGAACGAGAACAACATCCAAATGCTGACAAATTAAGCGTTTGTCAAGTTGATGTCGGGAAGGGCGAAAATTTAAATATCGTCTGCGGTGCTGCTAACGTCCGTGCAGATATATATGTGCCTGTTGCAACAGTAGGTACTTACTTACCGAATAAAGATTTGAAGATTAAACCCGCTAAATTACGCGGGGTACCTTCTCAAGGAATGATTTGTTCTTTGGAGGAGTTGGGTTTACCTACCGATGTAGATGGTATTCATATTTTTTCTGGGGATAACATCCAAATTGGTGATGATGTACGTCCGCTATTAGGTTTGGACGATGTGATTTTAGATGTAACTGCTACGGCAAACCGTGCCGATGCGTTGAGTATGGTGGGGATTGCGCGAGAGGTAGCAGCGATAACTGGGGGTAAACTAAAAATTCCCGATCCAGAAAAAGTTTCTGTTGCTCAAAATGCGGGTAGTTTCAGTATCAAAGTTGATGATACGAAGGCTTGTCCGGCATATATTGGAACAGTGATTGGACAAGTTAAAATAGCTCCTTCTCCGGACTGGTTGCAGCAAAGATTATTGTCTGCTGGAGTTAGACCGATTAGCAATATAGTTGATATTACTAACTATGTAATGTTGGAATGGGGACAGCCATTACACGCATTTGACCTGACGCGACTGCAGAGTATTGCTGCGAGCGAGGATATTAGTATTGGAGTAAGGTTTGCGAATAACGGGGAAAATTTCAAAACCCTGGATGGAAAAAGCCGCAATTTATCAACTCAGAATTTATTAATTACCGTTAATAACAAACCCGTTGCTTTAGCGGGGGTTATGGGTGGAGAAGAAAGCGAAGTCCATGACGGAACAGAAAGTTTAGTTTTAGAAGCAGCTTTATTTGATAATGTTGCTATTCGCCGCTCATCTCGCAGTGTTGGTTTGAGAAGCGAATCTTCCACCAGATACGAACGAGGAGTAAATCACGCCGAGTTAGAAGTTGCTTGTAACCGTGCTTTATCCTTGATAGTTGAAATTGCTGGTGGCACTTTAAAAGCTCAAGAAATCTCCGATACTCGTCCCGATTCAGGTTGGACTCGTTCGATTGAACTGCGTTTAGATAGAGTAAATCAAATACTAGGTCCTGTAGACTTAGGAGAAGAAGAAACTGGAGAAATTAAAGGCGGAGATGTTGAGCGGATTTTAACAGCTTTGGGATGTCGTTTAACTGTTTCTGGTGATGGTACTTGGGCTGTTAACGTACCTGCTTATCGCTATCGCGATTTAGAGCGAGAAATTGATTTAATCGAAGAAATCGCTCGTTTATATGGTTATGACAATCTTTGCGATACTTTACCGGAAAAGCCAGAAGTTGGTTATCTGCCTACAGATCAAGAATTAATTCGCAAGTTAAGAGCTGCATTCCGGGCTATAGGGTTGACGGAATTAATGCATTACTCCTTGGTTAAACCGGGAGAAGACAGGCAGGTGGTATTGAGCAATCCCTTGTTTGCAGAATATTCAGCATTACGAACTGATTTAATATCTGGTTTAATTGATGCATTTCAATACAATATCGAAAAAGGAAACGGCGCGCTTAACGGTTTTGAAATCGGCAAAATTTTCTGGGAAGAAGAAGACGGTTTCCAGGAAGCAGACACCGTAGGAGGAATCATCGGAGGTGATATTACTTCCAGTAAGTGGATGAGCGGAGGTAGTCAGAAATCCATAAGCTGGTTTGAAGCCAAAGGTATTTTAGAAAGCGTCTTTAAAGTCATGGGATTGCAGGTAGAATACCAGCCAGATAGACGCGACGATCGCCTGCATCCGGGGCGTACTGCTTCGCTTTGGGTAGGAGGCAATAGGTTAGGTGTATTTGGGCAAGTGCATCCTCAAATTCGCAGCGAAAAAGACTTACCGGATGATGTTTATGTATTTCAACTAAGTTTAGAAGTACTTTTAGATGCGGTAGACGAAGATGATATACTCACACCTAAATTCAAGTCATTTTCTACCTATCCGCCATCAGATAGAGATATTGCTTTTTTCGCACCCGTTGACTTAACAGTAGCTGACATTGAAAAAGCTATTAATAAAGCCGGTAAAAGTTTATTAGATTCCGTCGAATTATTCGATGAATATCGCGGTGAAAATGTACCCGAAGGACAAAGAAGTTTAGCATTTCGCTTAATTTATCGTTCCCCAGAGCGTACACTTACCGATGCTGATGTTGAACCAGTACATCAGAAAGTTAGAGATAGTTTGGTTGAGAAATTTGGGGTAAGTTTAAGGAGTTAA
- a CDS encoding YciI family protein translates to MTKYVMWGSYCENVLEKRAPYRQEHLDGLKKQKEDGVLVTLGPTKDATKVFGIYEAEDEETVRKLVENDPYWKNGIWTEYFVKEWVQAF, encoded by the coding sequence ATGACTAAATACGTAATGTGGGGCAGCTACTGCGAAAACGTTTTAGAAAAACGCGCACCTTATCGACAAGAGCATTTAGATGGATTAAAAAAGCAAAAAGAAGATGGTGTTTTAGTTACTTTAGGTCCTACAAAAGATGCTACAAAAGTTTTTGGTATTTACGAAGCTGAAGATGAAGAAACGGTACGTAAATTAGTTGAAAATGACCCTTATTGGAAAAATGGCATTTGGACTGAGTATTTTGTGAAAGAGTGGGTGCAGGCTTTTTAA
- a CDS encoding XisI protein — MDKLTQYRHLIEKLLTEYAAIPYSYGDLKYKLIISQDCNSFVLMTMGWENGARVHACLIHIDILDDKIWIQRDGTEDGIGNDLVKAGVPKDDIVPGFHPPELRKYVEYAVG; from the coding sequence ATGGATAAATTAACTCAATACCGTCACTTAATTGAAAAACTATTGACCGAATATGCTGCAATTCCTTATTCTTATGGTGACTTAAAATATAAGTTAATTATTAGCCAAGATTGTAATAGTTTTGTGCTGATGACTATGGGCTGGGAAAATGGTGCAAGGGTACATGCTTGCTTGATTCATATAGATATTTTAGATGATAAAATTTGGATTCAACGCGATGGAACTGAAGATGGGATAGGTAATGATTTAGTCAAAGCTGGAGTTCCTAAAGATGATATTGTTCCAGGTTTTCATCCTCCAGAACTTAGGAAGTATGTCGAATATGCAGTTGGTTAA